A single genomic interval of Streptomyces sp. NBC_00663 harbors:
- a CDS encoding NAD-dependent epimerase/dehydratase family protein translates to MVIGATGQIGRAAVGALARDGWEVTALSRGGGRDDGRPGGVRVVRGDREDDAVLAGAVGDGCDVVVDVVAYGGGHARQLVSLADRIGSAVVISSVSVYEDDKGRNFDTQQEPDGFPEYPVPLTERQRTVRAGETSYSTRKVVLERELLAAGAQLPTTLLRAGAVHGAYCRTPRELYFVKRNLDGRSRRVLAYGGESRFHPASVHNIAELIRLAAGRPGSRVLNAVDPDAPTVAEIARAVDAVMGVAEREDVLVDGPPPAPTVGDTPWSVPTPVVCDMSAAERELGYRAVVRYADRLAETVASIEAELAGRDWREAYPKMLQAYGDLFDYAAEDAWLTA, encoded by the coding sequence GTGGTGATCGGGGCGACCGGGCAGATCGGCCGGGCGGCGGTGGGTGCGCTGGCGCGGGACGGGTGGGAGGTCACCGCCCTGTCGCGGGGTGGCGGGCGTGACGACGGCCGGCCCGGGGGGGTGCGGGTCGTGCGGGGCGACCGGGAGGACGACGCCGTGCTCGCCGGTGCGGTCGGGGACGGATGCGATGTCGTCGTCGATGTGGTCGCCTACGGAGGCGGCCACGCACGGCAGTTGGTCTCCCTCGCCGATCGCATCGGGTCCGCCGTCGTCATCTCGAGTGTCTCGGTGTACGAGGACGACAAGGGACGGAACTTCGACACGCAACAAGAGCCGGACGGGTTTCCCGAGTACCCCGTGCCGCTGACCGAGCGGCAGCGTACGGTCCGGGCCGGCGAGACCTCGTACAGCACGCGCAAGGTCGTCCTCGAACGTGAACTGCTGGCCGCCGGTGCGCAGTTGCCGACGACGCTGCTGCGGGCCGGGGCCGTTCACGGGGCGTACTGCCGGACACCGCGCGAGCTGTACTTCGTCAAGCGCAACCTCGACGGACGTTCCCGGCGGGTCCTCGCCTACGGCGGGGAGAGCCGGTTCCATCCCGCGAGTGTGCACAACATCGCCGAGCTGATCCGGCTGGCCGCCGGCCGGCCGGGCAGCCGTGTCCTCAACGCGGTCGATCCGGACGCGCCGACGGTCGCGGAGATCGCGCGGGCCGTCGACGCCGTGATGGGGGTGGCGGAGCGGGAGGACGTGCTCGTCGACGGGCCGCCGCCCGCGCCCACCGTCGGGGACACTCCGTGGTCCGTGCCCACCCCGGTCGTGTGCGACATGTCCGCCGCCGAGCGGGAGTTGGGGTACCGGGCGGTGGTCCGGTACGCGGACCGGCTGGCCGAGACCGTCGCCTCGATCGAGGCGGAGCTGGCCGGACGGGACTGGCGGGAGGCGTACCCGAAGATGCTCCAGGCCTACGGCGACCTCTTCGACTACGCGGCGGAGGACGCCTGGCTGACGGCATGA
- a CDS encoding lysophospholipid acyltransferase family protein, with protein MFYYLLKYVLLGPLLRLVFRPRIEGLEHVPANGAAIVAGNHLSFSDHFLMPAILKRRITFLAKKEYFTGPGLKGRLTAFFFRSAGQIPVDRTGKEAGQAAIREGLGVLAKDELLGIYPEGTRSHDGRLYKGKVGVAVMALRAGVPVIPCAMIGTFEAQPPGKVIPNIHPVVIRFGEPLDFSRYEGMENEKAILRAITDEIIYAILSLSGQEYVDEYAAVAKAQEAEAKAEKERRFPRMPLG; from the coding sequence TTGTTCTATTACCTGCTCAAGTACGTGTTGCTGGGACCGCTGTTGAGACTGGTCTTCCGGCCCCGGATCGAGGGTCTTGAGCATGTGCCGGCGAATGGTGCGGCCATCGTCGCCGGGAATCATCTGTCCTTCTCGGACCACTTCCTGATGCCGGCGATCCTCAAGCGGCGCATCACCTTCCTGGCGAAGAAGGAGTACTTCACGGGGCCCGGCCTCAAGGGCCGGCTCACCGCGTTCTTCTTCCGCAGCGCCGGGCAGATCCCGGTCGACCGCACCGGCAAGGAGGCGGGGCAGGCCGCCATCCGTGAGGGGCTCGGGGTGCTCGCCAAGGACGAGCTGCTCGGGATCTACCCGGAGGGCACGCGGTCGCACGACGGGCGGCTCTACAAGGGCAAGGTCGGCGTCGCGGTGATGGCGCTGAGGGCCGGGGTGCCCGTCATTCCCTGCGCGATGATCGGCACCTTCGAGGCGCAGCCGCCCGGGAAGGTCATTCCCAACATCCACCCCGTCGTCATCCGCTTCGGCGAGCCCCTCGACTTCTCCCGCTACGAAGGCATGGAGAACGAGAAGGCGATCCTGCGCGCCATCACCGACGAGATCATCTACGCCATCCTCAGCCTCTCGGGGCAGGAGTACGTCGACGAGTACGCGGCCGTCGCCAAGGCGCAGGAGGCCGAGGCCAAGGCGGAGAAGGAGCGGCGGTTCCCGCGCATGCCGCTGGGATGA